A section of the Ochotona princeps isolate mOchPri1 chromosome 19, mOchPri1.hap1, whole genome shotgun sequence genome encodes:
- the LOC131482617 gene encoding protocadherin beta-3-like isoform X2, giving the protein MAEKAMKSRGEHSLRQRQVLLLFVFMGGFLAGSESRRYSVAEEKDKGFVIANVAKDLGLRVEELASRGAQVVSKGSKQYFQLNQQTGDLLLAEKLDREELCGPTEPCTLHFQILLQNPLQFLTSELQVIDVNDHCPVFFEEEMRLTILESTLPGTKFQLGSAEDLDVGLNSLQNYTIDPNSHFHVLTSSRRDGRKFPELVLDNALDREQQPEMKLQLTALDGGYPARSGTARIHIVVLDVNDNAPAFARPVYEVQIPESSPVGSVIVTISASDLDAGSFGAISYRFSPGSEDVLRTFQLDSVTGDVRLVRDLDFEAVRGYEMDVEAKDGGGLVGKSTVLVQVVDVNDNTPELTVSSLNSPIPENSGETVVAIFSITDLDSGNNGKVVCSIPNELPFKLKPTVQNFYTLVTDGPLDREARAQYTITITVSDLGTPRLQSQHNVTVHVSDVNDNAPTFSQALYTLFVLENNSPALHIGSVSASDRDAGANAQITYSLLTQDHTTQQPQPQEQPQGQARPQVDVGALVALDAASGQLFALRALDYETLRAFEFGVRASDGGSPALSGEARVRVVLRDANDHAPRVLYPPRNGSAAGACPELVPRGAEAGYLVSKVVAVDGDSGRNAWLSYELLQATEPGLFGVWAHSGEVRTARPVSERDAPQQRLLVQVRDHGEPPLSASVALHVLLVDGFSQPYLPRPDAPAGKAGLAEALTVSLVVALAAVSSLFLASVLALVAARLCGRGGAEGAVAVGSGCGVSVGEGHLFPAGAGCGGVGPLVDVGGAGTLSHSYQYEVCVSGGTGTGEFKFMKPNLPNLFVQDNGQNENPNGSNNSVFN; this is encoded by the exons ATGGCAGAAAAGGCAATGAAGTCCAGAGGCGAGCACTCTCTTAGACAAAGGCAAGTCCTGCTTCTCTTTGTTTTCATGGGTGGGTTTCTTGCTGGGTCTGAGTCGAGACGCTATTCTGTGGCCGAGGAAAAAGACAAGGGCTTCGTAATAGCAAATGTAGCAAAGGATTTGGGGCTAAGGGTGGAGGAGCTGGCCTCAAGGGGGGCACAGGTGGTATCCAAAGGGAGTAAGCAGTATTTCCAGCTTAACCAGCAGACCGGTGACCTGCTGCTCGCTGAGAAACTGGACCGGGAGGAACTGTGTGGCCCCACGGAACCCTGCACGCTGCATTTCCAAATACTGCTGCAAAACCCCCTGCAGTTTCTTACTAGCGAGCTCCAGGTGATAGATGTGAACGACCACTGCCCGGTGTTCTTCGAAGAGGAAATGCGGCTGACAATCCTGGAAAGCACTCTGCCAGGCACAAAGTTCCAATTGGGAAGTGCTGAGGACTTGGATGTGGGGCTCAACAGTCTTCAAAACTACACGATTGACCCCAATTCCCATTTCCACGTCCTCACGAGCAGCCGCAGGGACGGGAGAAAGTTTCCCGAACTGGTGCTGGACAATGCACTGGACCGGGAGCAGCAGCCTGAGATGAAGCTGCAGCTCACGGCGCTGGACGGCGGCTATCCGGCCAGGTCCGGAACCGCGCGGATCCATATTGTGGTCCTGGACGTGAACGACAACGCGCCAGCGTTTGCGCGCCCGGTCTACGAGGTGCAGATTCCGGAAAGCAGCCCAGTGGGCTCCGTGATTGTCACCATCTCAGCTTCTGATTTAGATGCCGGAAGCTTTGGGGCCATCTCCTATAGGTTTTCTCCTGGTTCTGAGGATGTTCTCAGAACTTTTCAATTAGATTCAGTAACTGGTGATGTGAGACTGGTCCGCGACTTGGACTTTGAGGCAGTGCGCGGGTATGAAATGGACGTGGAGGCCAAGGATGGCGGAGGCCTTGTTGGAAAATCTACAGTCCTGGTTCAGGTGGTGGACGTGAACGACAACACACCAGAGCTGACAGTGTCCTCGCTTAACAGCCCCATTCCCGAGAACTCTGGAGAGACTGTGGTGGCCATCTTCAGCATCACTGACCTGGATTCTGGAAACAATGGGAAGGTCGTGTGCTCCATCCCTAATGAGCTTCCTTTCAAGCTGAAACCCACAGTACAGAATTTCTACACACTAGTAACAGACGGACCATTGGACAGGGAGGCCAGGGCCCAGTACACCATCACCATCACAGTCTCAGACCTGGGCACGCCCAGGCTGCAGAGCCAGCACAACGTGACAGTGCACGTGTCCGACGTCAACGACAACGCGCCCACCTTCAGCCAGGCCCTGTACACCCTGTTCGTGCTGGAGAACAACAGCCCCGCGCTGCACATCGGCAGCGTGAGCGCCAGCGACAGGGACGCGGGCGCCAACGCCCAGATCACCTACTCGCTGCTCACACAAGACCACACaacgcagcagccacagccacaggagcAGCCGCAGGGGCAGGCTCGGCCGCAGGTGGACGTGGGCGCGCTGGTGGCCCTGGACGCGGCGAGCGGGCAGCTGTTCGCGCTGCGCGCGCTCGACTACGAGACCCTGCGCGCCTTCGAGTTCGGCGTGCGCGCGTCGGACGGCGGGTCTCCGGCGCTGAGCGGCGAGGCGCGCGTGCGCGTGGTGCTGCGCGACGCCAACGACCACGCGCCGCGCGTGCTGTACCCGCCGCGCAACGGCTCAGCGGCGGGCGCGTGCCCCGAGCTGGTGCCGCGCGGCGCCGAGGCGGGCTACCTGGTGAGCAAGGTGGTGGCGGTGGACGGCGACTCGGGCCGCAACGCGTGGCTGTCGTACGAGCTGCTGCAGGCCACGGAGCCCGGGCTGTTCGGCGTGTGGGCGCACAGCGGCGAGGTGCGCACGGCGCGGCCTGTGAGTGAGCGCGACGCGCCGCAGCAGCGGCTGCTGGTGCAGGTGCGCGACCACGGCGAGCCGCCGCTCTCGGCCAGCGTGGCGCTGCACGTGCTGCTGGTGGACGGCTTCTCGCAGCCCTACCTGCCGCGGCCCGACGCGCCGGCGGGGAAGGCGGGCTTG GCGGAGGCGCTGACGGTGTCGCTGGTGGTGGCGCTGGCGGCGGTGTCTTCTCTGTTCTTGGCGTCTGTGTTGGCGCTGGTGGCCGCGCGGCTGTGTGGGCGTGGCGGTGCTGAGGGTGCTGTGGCGGTGGGGTCTGGGTGTGGGGTGTCTGTGGGCGAGGGCCACTTGTTCCCTGCGGGGGCTGGGTGTGGTGGTGTGGGTCCTCTGGTGGACGTGGGCGGGGCGGGGACGCTGTCTCACAGCTACCAGTATGaggtgtgtgtgagtggaggGACTGGGACAGGTGAGTTCAAATTCATGAAACCGAATTTACCCAATCTCTTTGTTCAGGACAATGGGCAAAATGAAAACCCTAATGGTAGTAATAACTCTGTATTTAACTAA
- the LOC131482617 gene encoding protocadherin beta-3-like isoform X1, protein MAEKAMKSRGEHSLRQRQVLLLFVFMGGFLAGSESRRYSVAEEKDKGFVIANVAKDLGLRVEELASRGAQVVSKGSKQYFQLNQQTGDLLLAEKLDREELCGPTEPCTLHFQILLQNPLQFLTSELQVIDVNDHCPVFFEEEMRLTILESTLPGTKFQLGSAEDLDVGLNSLQNYTIDPNSHFHVLTSSRRDGRKFPELVLDNALDREQQPEMKLQLTALDGGYPARSGTARIHIVVLDVNDNAPAFARPVYEVQIPESSPVGSVIVTISASDLDAGSFGAISYRFSPGSEDVLRTFQLDSVTGDVRLVRDLDFEAVRGYEMDVEAKDGGGLVGKSTVLVQVVDVNDNTPELTVSSLNSPIPENSGETVVAIFSITDLDSGNNGKVVCSIPNELPFKLKPTVQNFYTLVTDGPLDREARAQYTITITVSDLGTPRLQSQHNVTVHVSDVNDNAPTFSQALYTLFVLENNSPALHIGSVSASDRDAGANAQITYSLLTQDHTTQQPQPQEQPQGQARPQVDVGALVALDAASGQLFALRALDYETLRAFEFGVRASDGGSPALSGEARVRVVLRDANDHAPRVLYPPRNGSAAGACPELVPRGAEAGYLVSKVVAVDGDSGRNAWLSYELLQATEPGLFGVWAHSGEVRTARPVSERDAPQQRLLVQVRDHGEPPLSASVALHVLLVDGFSQPYLPRPDAPAGKAGLAGLAGLAGVGGEAGQAEALTVSLVVALAAVSSLFLASVLALVAARLCGRGGAEGAVAVGSGCGVSVGEGHLFPAGAGCGGVGPLVDVGGAGTLSHSYQYEVCVSGGTGTGEFKFMKPNLPNLFVQDNGQNENPNGSNNSVFN, encoded by the coding sequence ATGGCAGAAAAGGCAATGAAGTCCAGAGGCGAGCACTCTCTTAGACAAAGGCAAGTCCTGCTTCTCTTTGTTTTCATGGGTGGGTTTCTTGCTGGGTCTGAGTCGAGACGCTATTCTGTGGCCGAGGAAAAAGACAAGGGCTTCGTAATAGCAAATGTAGCAAAGGATTTGGGGCTAAGGGTGGAGGAGCTGGCCTCAAGGGGGGCACAGGTGGTATCCAAAGGGAGTAAGCAGTATTTCCAGCTTAACCAGCAGACCGGTGACCTGCTGCTCGCTGAGAAACTGGACCGGGAGGAACTGTGTGGCCCCACGGAACCCTGCACGCTGCATTTCCAAATACTGCTGCAAAACCCCCTGCAGTTTCTTACTAGCGAGCTCCAGGTGATAGATGTGAACGACCACTGCCCGGTGTTCTTCGAAGAGGAAATGCGGCTGACAATCCTGGAAAGCACTCTGCCAGGCACAAAGTTCCAATTGGGAAGTGCTGAGGACTTGGATGTGGGGCTCAACAGTCTTCAAAACTACACGATTGACCCCAATTCCCATTTCCACGTCCTCACGAGCAGCCGCAGGGACGGGAGAAAGTTTCCCGAACTGGTGCTGGACAATGCACTGGACCGGGAGCAGCAGCCTGAGATGAAGCTGCAGCTCACGGCGCTGGACGGCGGCTATCCGGCCAGGTCCGGAACCGCGCGGATCCATATTGTGGTCCTGGACGTGAACGACAACGCGCCAGCGTTTGCGCGCCCGGTCTACGAGGTGCAGATTCCGGAAAGCAGCCCAGTGGGCTCCGTGATTGTCACCATCTCAGCTTCTGATTTAGATGCCGGAAGCTTTGGGGCCATCTCCTATAGGTTTTCTCCTGGTTCTGAGGATGTTCTCAGAACTTTTCAATTAGATTCAGTAACTGGTGATGTGAGACTGGTCCGCGACTTGGACTTTGAGGCAGTGCGCGGGTATGAAATGGACGTGGAGGCCAAGGATGGCGGAGGCCTTGTTGGAAAATCTACAGTCCTGGTTCAGGTGGTGGACGTGAACGACAACACACCAGAGCTGACAGTGTCCTCGCTTAACAGCCCCATTCCCGAGAACTCTGGAGAGACTGTGGTGGCCATCTTCAGCATCACTGACCTGGATTCTGGAAACAATGGGAAGGTCGTGTGCTCCATCCCTAATGAGCTTCCTTTCAAGCTGAAACCCACAGTACAGAATTTCTACACACTAGTAACAGACGGACCATTGGACAGGGAGGCCAGGGCCCAGTACACCATCACCATCACAGTCTCAGACCTGGGCACGCCCAGGCTGCAGAGCCAGCACAACGTGACAGTGCACGTGTCCGACGTCAACGACAACGCGCCCACCTTCAGCCAGGCCCTGTACACCCTGTTCGTGCTGGAGAACAACAGCCCCGCGCTGCACATCGGCAGCGTGAGCGCCAGCGACAGGGACGCGGGCGCCAACGCCCAGATCACCTACTCGCTGCTCACACAAGACCACACaacgcagcagccacagccacaggagcAGCCGCAGGGGCAGGCTCGGCCGCAGGTGGACGTGGGCGCGCTGGTGGCCCTGGACGCGGCGAGCGGGCAGCTGTTCGCGCTGCGCGCGCTCGACTACGAGACCCTGCGCGCCTTCGAGTTCGGCGTGCGCGCGTCGGACGGCGGGTCTCCGGCGCTGAGCGGCGAGGCGCGCGTGCGCGTGGTGCTGCGCGACGCCAACGACCACGCGCCGCGCGTGCTGTACCCGCCGCGCAACGGCTCAGCGGCGGGCGCGTGCCCCGAGCTGGTGCCGCGCGGCGCCGAGGCGGGCTACCTGGTGAGCAAGGTGGTGGCGGTGGACGGCGACTCGGGCCGCAACGCGTGGCTGTCGTACGAGCTGCTGCAGGCCACGGAGCCCGGGCTGTTCGGCGTGTGGGCGCACAGCGGCGAGGTGCGCACGGCGCGGCCTGTGAGTGAGCGCGACGCGCCGCAGCAGCGGCTGCTGGTGCAGGTGCGCGACCACGGCGAGCCGCCGCTCTCGGCCAGCGTGGCGCTGCACGTGCTGCTGGTGGACGGCTTCTCGCAGCCCTACCTGCCGCGGCCCGACGCGCCGGCGGGGAAGGCGGGCTTGGCGGGCTTGGCGGgactggcgggtgtggggggcgAGGCTGGGCAGGCGGAGGCGCTGACGGTGTCGCTGGTGGTGGCGCTGGCGGCGGTGTCTTCTCTGTTCTTGGCGTCTGTGTTGGCGCTGGTGGCCGCGCGGCTGTGTGGGCGTGGCGGTGCTGAGGGTGCTGTGGCGGTGGGGTCTGGGTGTGGGGTGTCTGTGGGCGAGGGCCACTTGTTCCCTGCGGGGGCTGGGTGTGGTGGTGTGGGTCCTCTGGTGGACGTGGGCGGGGCGGGGACGCTGTCTCACAGCTACCAGTATGaggtgtgtgtgagtggaggGACTGGGACAGGTGAGTTCAAATTCATGAAACCGAATTTACCCAATCTCTTTGTTCAGGACAATGGGCAAAATGAAAACCCTAATGGTAGTAATAACTCTGTATTTAACTAA
- the LOC101524802 gene encoding protocadherin beta-2 gives MEAWRGKVHALKQRQVLTFFVLLGIAQAASEPGRYSVAEETESGSVVANVLKDLGLEVGELAARGARVISKGKKIGLRLDRQTGDLLLSEKLDREALCGPTEPCVLPLQVLLENPLQFFQAELRIRDVNDHSPVFLDKEIILKIPEGLSPGTTFLIEGAQDSDVGSNSLQNYTISPNFHFHLKLQASPDGMMLPPQLVLDKALDREEEPEIRLILTALDGGTPIRSGTALVRIEVLDINDNAPEFVQMLYEVQVPENSPVGYQVATVFARDLDDGIYGEISYVFSQASEDVRKTFQIKEKSGELILTQKLDFEFIQTYTVTIQATDGGGLSGSCVVHVQVMDLNDNAPELTISTLIAQIPENSEETVVAVFSVSDPDSGDNGRIVCSIQDDVPFFLKPSVENFYTLVANAALDREAKAQYTITITVSDLGTPRLQSQHNVTVHVSDVNDNAPTFSQALYTLFVLENNSPALHIGSVSASDRDAGANAQITYSLLTQDHTTQQPQLPQGQPQGQGQEQGQAQPQVDVGALVALDAASGQLFALRALDYETLRAFEFGVRASDGGSPALSGEARVRVVLRDANDHAPRVLYPPRNGSAAGACPELVPRGAEAGYLVSKVVAVDGDSGRNAWLSYELLQATEPGLFGVWAHSGEVRTARPVSERDAPQQRLLVQVRDHGEPPLSASVALHVLLVDGFSQPYLPRPDAPAGKAGLAGLAGLAGVGGEAGQAEALTVSLVVALAAVSSLFLASVLALVAARLCGRGGAEGAVAVGSGCGVSVGEGHLFPAGAGCGGVGPLVDVGGAGTLSHSYQYEVCVSGGTGTGEFKFTKPVVPNLLGHDPVRVNEANPSFRDSFEYN, from the coding sequence ATGGAGGCCTGGAGGGGAAAGGTACACGCCCTGAAACAAAGGCAAGTCTTGACATTCTTTGTTTTGCTGGGCATAGCTCAGGCTGCTTCGGAGCCTGGGCGCTATTCGGTGGCCGAGGAAACGGAGAGTGGCTCCGTTGTGGCCAATGTGTTAAAAGACCTGGGACTGGAGGTAGGAGAATTGGCTGCGCGGGGGGCCCGGGTCatttccaaagggaaaaaaataggtTTGCGGTTGGACAGGCAGACCGGGGATTTGCTATTAAGTGAGAAGCTGGACCGGGAGGCATTGTGCGGCCCCACGGAGCCCTGCgtgctgcctttgcaggtgctACTGGAAAACCCCTTGCAGTTTTTTCAGGCTGAGCTGCGCATTAGGGACGTAAATGATCACTCTCCGGTTTTCCTGGACAaggaaatcattttgaaaatccCAGAAGGTCTGTCTCCCGGAACTACTTTCCTAATAGAAGGCGCCCAGGACTCAGATGTAGGAAGTAATAGTCTCCAAAACTACACCATCAGCCCCAATTTCCACTTCCACCTGAAGCTACAAGCGAGTCCCGATGGCATGATGCTGCCGCCGCAGCTGGTGCTGGACAAAGCCCTGGATCGCGAGGAGGAGCCTGAGATCAGGTTAATCCTCACAGCACTGGACGGCGGGACTCCGATCAGATCTGGCACCGCCCTGGTCCGCATTGAAGTCCTAGACATCAATGACAATGCTCCCGAGTTCGTACAGATGCTCTATGAGGTGCAAGTGCCAGAGAACAGCCCTGTGGGCTACCAAGTGGCCACTGTCTTCGCAAGGGATTTAGATGATGGAATCTATGGAGAAATATCTTACGTATTTTCCCAAGCTTCTGAGGATGTTCgcaaaacatttcaaataaaagaaaagtcCGGTGAGCTCATTCTAACACAGAAACTGGATTTTGAATTCATCCAGACTTACACAGTCACTATTCAGGCCACCGACGGTGGGGGGCTCTCCGGAAGTTGCGTGGTACATGTCCAGGTGATGGATTTGAATGACAACGCACCAGAGCTGACTATCTCTACACTCATTGCTCAGATCCCAGAAAACTCGGAGGAGACTGTGGTGGCTGTGTTCAGCGTTTCAGATCCTGACTCTGGAGATAACGGAAGAATAGTGTGCTCCATCCAAGATGATGTGCCTTTCTTCCTAAAACCCTCAGTGGAGAACTTCTACACACTCGTGGCAAACGCAGCACTGGACAGGGAGGCCAAAGCCCAgtacaccatcaccatcaccgtcTCAGACCTGGGCACGCCCAGGCTGCAGAGCCAGCACAACGTGACAGTGCACGTGTCCGACGTCAACGACAACGCGCCCACCTTCAGCCAGGCCCTGTACACCCTGTTCGTGCTGGAGAACAACAGCCCCGCGCTGCACATCGGCAGCGTGAGCGCCAGCGACAGGGACGCGGGCGCCAACGCCCAGATCACCTACTCGCTGCTCACACAAGACCACACAacgcagcagccacagctgccacAGGGGCAGCcgcaggggcagggacaggagcaggggcaggctCAGCCGCAGGTGGACGTGGGCGCGCTGGTGGCCCTGGACGCGGCGAGCGGGCAGCTGTTCGCGCTGCGCGCGCTCGACTACGAGACCCTGCGCGCCTTCGAGTTCGGCGTGCGCGCGTCGGACGGCGGGTCTCCGGCGCTGAGCGGCGAGGCGCGCGTGCGCGTGGTGCTGCGCGACGCCAACGACCACGCGCCGCGCGTGCTGTACCCGCCGCGCAACGGCTCAGCGGCGGGCGCGTGCCCCGAGCTGGTGCCGCGCGGCGCCGAGGCGGGCTACCTGGTGAGCAAGGTGGTGGCGGTGGACGGCGACTCGGGCCGCAACGCGTGGCTGTCGTACGAGCTGCTGCAGGCCACGGAGCCCGGGCTGTTCGGCGTGTGGGCGCACAGCGGCGAGGTGCGCACGGCGCGGCCTGTGAGCGAGCGCGACGCGCCGCAGCAGCGGCTGCTGGTGCAGGTGCGCGACCACGGCGAGCCGCCGCTCTCGGCCAGCGTGGCGCTGCACGTGCTGCTGGTGGACGGCTTCTCGCAGCCCTACCTGCCGCGGCCCGACGCGCCGGCGGGGAAGGCGGGCTTGGCGGGCTTGGCGGgactggcgggtgtggggggcgAGGCTGGGCAGGCGGAGGCGCTGACGGTGTCGCTGGTGGTGGCGCTGGCGGCGGTGTCTTCTCTGTTCTTGGCGTCTGTGTTGGCGCTGGTGGCCGCGCGGCTGTGTGGGCGTGGCGGTGCTGAGGGTGCTGTGGCGGTGGGGTCTGGGTGTGGGGTGTCTGTGGGCGAGGGCCACTTGTTCCCTGCGGGGGCTGGGTGTGGTGGTGTGGGTCCTCTGGTGGACGTGGGCGGGGCGGGGACGCTGTCTCACAGCTACCAGTATGaggtgtgtgtgagtggaggGACTGGGACAGGTGAGTTCAAATTCACGAAGCCGGTTGTCCCCAACTTACTTGGTCATGATCCAGTGAGGGTTAATGAAGCAAACCCTAGTTTCAGGGATAGTTTTGAATATAattaa